One genomic segment of Scophthalmus maximus strain ysfricsl-2021 chromosome 3, ASM2237912v1, whole genome shotgun sequence includes these proteins:
- the amigo1 gene encoding amphoterin-induced protein 1 translates to MLQPSTRTGDSLSEVLPHLSERQRWAPFLILCMALLWLPGAAGSTLNCHKTCICASNIVSCSKINLTTVPTGIPQYTGVLDLSYNEITRLRSEWTPVTLPKLHNLLLSHNGLQFLSSEAFAHVKNLRYLDLSSNNLRQLDEFIFEPLVNLEVLLLYHNQISQIDRSAFLGMINLQKLYLSQNQISRFPLELVKEKSRLEKLSLLDVSSNKIKILPIDELQVLPAWIKNGLYLHNNPLLCHCDLYTLLAHWFLRKLNSAVDFKDDYTCILPGPQKTKVGVFDLSGDNMNCSTFNEADEEAFLEQTLMLRCDTKHRNMLKTWTMPDNVQVTPGSNQTAKVLQDGSLQISSVRSEDSGTYTCFAVSGAYNETIYVVLKVHNFTMHGGGETLNTAYTTLVGCLASVVLVLMYLYLTPCRCFCCPNKGKTRGEDSIHSSMLSVTPTHEDPALKAELNRHVAFIDSKGLQGQNGKLNPNGNEDDDDLDAEAGSLMKGKRKKSVAESISSVFSDTPMVV, encoded by the coding sequence ATGTTGCAGCCTTCCACCAGAACAGGTGACAGCCTGTCGGAAGTTTTACCTCACTTGAGTGAGCGTCAAAGATGGGCCCCTTTTCTCATCCTCTGCATGGCTCTCCTCTGGCTTCCAGGGGCAGCGGGATCGACCTTAAACTGCCACAAGACATGCATCTGCGCCTCAAACATAGTGAGCTGCTCCAAGATTAATCTCACCACTGTCCCAACTGGTATACCACAATACACGGGCGTGCTGGATCTTAGCTATAATGAGATAACACGGCTACGATCCGAGTGGACGCCAGTCACGCTCCCAAAGCTCCATAACCTTCTCCTCAGCCACAATGGTCTCCAGTTCCTGTCTTCGGAGGCGTTTGCACATGTGAAGAACCTGCGCTACTTGGACTTGTCGTCCAACAACTTGCGGCAGCTGGATGAGTTTATCTTCGAGCCTCTGGTCAACCTGGAGGTTCTCCTGCTGTACCATAACCAAATTTCACAGATTGACCGCTCAGCATTTCTTGGTATGATCAACCTTCAGAAGCTCTACCTTAGCCAGAACCAAATCTCCCGCTTCCCCTTGGAGCTGGTCAAAGAAAAGTCCCGTCTGGAGAAGCTTAGCCTCCTGGATGTGTCCTCCAATAAGATCAAGATACTGCCCATTGATGAGCTCCAGGTGCTGCCTGCTTGGATAAAGAATGGCCTCTACCTCCACAATAACCCTCTGCTGTGTCACTGTGATCTCTATACACTCCTAGCCCATTGGTTCCTTCGAAAGCTCAACTCTGCCGTGGACTTCAAAGATGACTACACATGCATTCTGCCTGGCccgcaaaaaacaaaagtaggCGTTTTTGATCTCAGCGGAGACAATATGAACTGCAGCACATTCAATGAGGCAGACGAAGAGGCTTTCCTGGAGCAAACGCTCATGCTGCGCTGTGACACCAAACACAGGAACATGTTAAAGACCTGGACGATGCCTGACAATGTGCAGGTGACACCCGGAAGCAACCAGACAGCCAAAGTCTTGCAGGATGGAAGTCTGCAGATTAGTTCGGTGAGGTCGGAGGACTCTGGGACGTACACTTGCTTTGCTGTGAGCGGGGCCTACAATGAGACGATCTATGTGGTACTGAAGGTTCACAACTTCACCATGCACGGGGGCGGAGAGACCCTGAACACAGCGTACACCACCTTGGTGGGCTGCCTGGCCAGCGTAGTGCTGGTGCTCATGTACCTGTACCTGACGCCGTGTCGCTGCTTCTGCTGCCCCAACAAGGGTAAGACTCGGGGTGAGGACAGCATCCACTCCTCCATGCTCAGTGTGACACCGACCCACGAGGACCCAGCACTCAAAGCTGAGCTGAACAGGCACGTGGCATTCATAGACTCAAAGGGCCTGCAGGGCCAGAACGGAAAGCTGAACCCCAACGGgaatgaggatgatgatgatctggATGCAGAGGCTGGTTCTCTAatgaaggggaagaggaagaagtcagTAGCAGAGTCCATTAGCTCCGTCTTTTCAGACACTCCCATGGTGGTCTGA
- the atxn7l2b gene encoding ataxin-7-like protein 2b isoform X3, producing the protein MAALSRRWPSLDDFVGLSWSRWADVVDVLPPDAASKVEDSSKCARDRCETMTLRKEDMHILGHCPAHDDFYLVVCGHCGQVVKPGAFEKHCARRHGPLTKMCGQSSTLASQQRPRPGQPPSNLSSFRDGRREGRHREDRAPSSAALPVQHHRPSKAQREAVSLPPVAKFPQENAPLQPHPLPMPRPRVPPLHSGPLPPGLCSSSTPPPERPPVQKSTAGQSSESHSPLRATRTYSRIYKNIDKKECDLNKNCRNLGPERKKPGSPMLICNTDSIHQQPKALGRARTFDQLAGEQRVAPAGRDVEQVHVKLKDKEQHLESCEEKLTQGSRCNCNSNCHMLGRSGDPQEEGDSTAEVEVQPPYPFNQSLLSSKESEDDEQEEGAELPASAWHPKPLGLCTFGCRALGCSIFAFDRRLHHLRFALSTMLERHVNTHLWKKMPQVSSALRTCHVTPPTLRTAARPLQSTGSLSLESTSLGQLETKSSQHNSQSTKPPSSTSSAPLGPGRWRSPVGRSSKAQLKEAVLMQDASAAQKATTLPHRSEDKSSRRIMDPTLHEKGQPRNPPCPGEASGTLSHEKNSCPPLPLQPSERHLSGLEKRSPLPAADRSPRNRGRGPAIQQKVMGYDHKGCGQKRKGNTESPPLTSALSRTSKCKRLSSPSNSSLFTWK; encoded by the exons CCCGGCacatgatgatttttatttggtGGTGTGCGGCCACTGTGGCCAGGTGGTGAAGCCCGGGGCCTTTGAGAAACACTGTGCGAGGCGCCATGGTCCGCTGACAAAGATGTGTGGCCAGTCATCTACTTTGGCTTCACAGCAGCGGCCCCGTCCCGGCCAGCCTCCTTCAAACCTGTCCTCCTTTCGAGACGGGCGGAGAGAGGGCAGACACCGAGAGGATCGTGCCCCATCCTCGGCAGCGTTGCCTGTCCAACATCACAGGCCTAGTAAGGCCCAGAGGGAGGCAGTGAG TTTGCCTCCAGTGGCGAAGTTCCCTCAGGAGAACGCTCCCCTCCAGCCCCACCCCTTGCCCATGCCTCGCCCCAGGGTCCCTCCATTGCACTCAGGACCTCTGCCCCCTggcctctgttcctcctccactcctcccccAGAAAGACCCCCAGTGCAGAAGTCCACAGCTGGACAGTCCAGTGAGTCTCACAGTCCTCTGCGGGCAACAAGAACCTACAGTCGGATTTACAAAAACATAGACA AGAAAGAATGTGACCTGAATAAAAACTGCAGAAATCTGGGtccagagaggaagaagccgGGCAGCCCAATGCTAATATGCAAT ACTGATTCCATCCACCAGCAGCCGAAAGCACTGGGAAGGGCTAGGACTTTTGATCAGTTGGCAGGGGAGCAGAGAGTCGCCCCTGCAGGTCGAGATGTGGAACAGGTccatgtcaaattaaaagacaaagagcaaCATTTAGAATCTTGTGAGGAGAAATTAACTCAGGGCAGTAGATGcaactgcaacagcaactgCCACATGCTTGG CAGGTCTGGGGATCCACAAGAGGAAGGCGACAGCACTGCGGAAGTGGAGGTACAGCCTCCGTACCCCTTCAACCAGAGCCTGTTGTCAAGTAAGGAGAGTGAAGATGatgagcaggaggaaggagCCGAACTGCCTGCCTCAGCCTGGCACCCCAAACCTCTTGGA CTGTGCACTTTTGGATGCCGTGCATTGGGTTGCAGCATCTTCGCCTTTGACCGCCGTTTGCATCACCTGCGGTTTGCCCTCAGTACCATGTTGGAGCGCCATGTCAACACACACTTGTGGAA GAAAATGCCTCAAGTATCATCAGCTCTCAGGACTTGTCATGTCACACCACCAACTCTCAGGACGGCAGCGAGACCCCTCCAGTCTACGGGCTCCCTCAGCCTTGAGTCTACCTCACTGGGACAACTGGAAACCAAAAGCAGTCAGCACAACTCTCAGAGTACCAAACcgccttcctccacctcctctgcgCCCCTTGGGCCTGGCCGATGGCGCAGCCCTGTCGGACGTTCCAGCAAGGCTCAGCTAAAGGAGGCGGTTCTTATGCAAGATGCAAGCGCGGCGCAGAAAGCTACCACGCTGCCGCACAGAAGTGAGGACAAATCCTCCAGACGCATCATGGATCCCACCCTCCATGAGAAGGGTCAGCCACGCAACCCCCCCTGTCCAGGAGAAGCCAGTGGTACCTTGTCACACGAAAAGAACTCATGTCCTCCTCTGCCGCTGCAGCCCTCAGAGAGACACTTGTCAGGTTTGGAGAAGCGCTCACCATTACCAGCAGCGGACCGCTCCCCCCGCAACAGAGGGAGGGGCCCGGCTATTCAGCAGAAGGTGATGGGTTATGATCACAAGGGTTGTGGCCAAAAGCGCAAAGGAAACACTGAGTCACCACCCCTCACGTCCGCACTGTCCAGAACCTCCAAGTGTAAGCGCTTGTCCTCTCCTTCCAACTCCAGCCTCTTCACCTggaagtaa